TCAAAGTAAGATCAAAAgtggaaaacaaaaaagaaaagctaAACGTAAgacggaataaaataaatttgtgtCGGTATATATTGCAACCGTAacaaatgttttaaaatatattcttttttatcaGAAATTAACAGGGTACATTCAATATGTACAAAATCTAGCAGTAGCAGCTTCGGATCTAAGTTATTTATCTGGAATGGACAACCTGTCGTTTACTCTTTCTCAACAACTCGACGACAtattaaaacgtataaagacaGAAGTTGACTGTATCGCAACACTCGAAGAAGAATATTGCAGTGTACAAGCACAatgcattaaaaattgtaaGTGCAACATAATTGTTAGATTTAaagtaaatgaaatattataaacgAGCTAAACGTAGATAACTTTGTTTCGCTTTTACATTTCAGCAAATAAAACAAACGATAACGAGTCTCCCGATTAATGTGAACAGGtgtatttgtttatttgttggttaaaatgtatttatatCATTTtgagtaataaataataacataGCAAAAATAAAGTAACCTTCTAtcttattatttctttctttaataAACTTATTCGCATTGTATAAATTGTCAAAGTATCGAAGTAACAAGTGGTCAATATTTAGTACAAGAAAACGAAGGACAGTGGATTATGTACAGCTAATTTAAAAGACTGTAGGTGCTCAAGCATCAAGATGTATTGTTACAATATGTCTACCAGGTATCATTGCCAAACCAAGAGATCTTGCTTCTGTATAATCCTCGGATAGATATTCCGAACACGATCTCAAAATCACATTAGCATCACGATCGGTACATAAAAATACACCCATTAAGACTCGACCATCTGTCATTTTTATTCGTAAGTTTCGGTTCAGCCATCCACGCAATTTCTGTCTCGCAGGAGAGTCCTTCGTATTAACAGCCTATCACAATTGCATAAATAAATTTACACTAACTTTGTTTGTAACGTACACATGTTATcgataagtaaaaaatatttaacaccgATTAAATTATAAGCAATTCGGCCAGGAAA
The sequence above is drawn from the Ptiloglossa arizonensis isolate GNS036 chromosome 1, iyPtiAriz1_principal, whole genome shotgun sequence genome and encodes:
- the Sbat gene encoding LSMD1 domain-containing protein Sbat, with the translated sequence MKEWHNVSNVTNDDCVHENGEAVNTKDSPARQKLRGWLNRNLRIKMTDGRVLMGVFLCTDRDANVILRSCSEYLSEDYTEARSLGLAMIPGRHIVTIHLDA